From a single Solenopsis invicta isolate M01_SB chromosome 4, UNIL_Sinv_3.0, whole genome shotgun sequence genomic region:
- the LOC105203688 gene encoding cytochrome P450 4C1 yields MLATILLFILVAYLVFHCYFHYGPKGRLINKISGPGYPIIGTLLDCLQSSEGLFKLIITRGDTYYPIYKVHHYLFLRSVSIRHPDDLEVILSSTKHIDKSIIYNPLHPWLGTGLLTSGGSKWQSRRKILTPAFHFNILQQFVEILIKEGENMTRSLKNAECTVTKDLLPFISEHTLNAISETAMGTSLQGKSLFKQRYRKAVHRMGELALYRLMRQWLSIDWIFSLLPAGREQAKVLNTLHTFTEKIIAERKDYHMQTNGQYLKNLNTNVYEDDAETIGIRKKRLALLDILIQASQDGTLSDSDIREEVDTFMFEGHDTTATGIFFILSLLAEHKDIQDCVRKEVNAIMQESEGKLTMKSLQDMQYLERCIKEGLRLYPSVHFISRVTSEETQLKSYVIPAGTVMHLDIYGVHKDPNFWLNPEIFDPDRFLPENIRNRHPYSYIPFSAGPRNCIGQRFALLELKAIIAPLVHNFYLEPVDYFKDIRIGVDLVLRPLNPHHLKFIPIATKCT; encoded by the exons ATGTTGGCTAccatattgttatttattcttgttGCATATTTGGTGTTTCATTGTTACTTTCATTACGGACCAAAGGGAcgattaatcaataaaatatcaggCCCAGGTTATCCAATAATTGGTACTTTATTGGACTGCCTACAATCATCAG AGGGTCTTTTTAAGCTTATAATTACAAGAGGCGACACTTATTATCCTATTTATAAAGTGCATCACTACCTATTTCTAAGGAGTGTATCTATTCGTCATCCTGATGATTTGGAG GTGATATTAAGCAGTACAAAGCACATAGAcaagagtataatatataatccaTTACATCCTTGGTTAGGTACGGGTCTTCTTACCAGTGGAG GTTCTAAATGGCAATCGCGGCGAAAAATATTAACTCCCGCATTCCATTTCAATATATTACAACAATTTGTTGAGATTTTAATTAAGGAAGGGGAAAACATGACAAGATCTTTGAAGAATGCAGAATGCACTGTTACAAAAGATTTACTACCGTTCATTAGCGAACATACGCTGAATGCAATATCCG aaactgcCATGGGCACTTCTCTGCAaggaaaaagtttatttaagcAACGGTATCGAAAAGCGGTTCACCGAATGGGCGAATTGGCTCTTTAtag gtTAATGAGGCAGTGGCTGTCGATCGATTGGATTTTCTCATTGTTACCAGCAGGTAGAGAGCAAGCAAAAGTTTTGAACACATTGCACACATTTACTGAGAAA ATTATTGCAGAAAGAAAAGATTATCATATGCAGACCAATGGACAATACTTGAAAAACCTTAACACAAATGTTTACGAAGATGATGCAGAAACCATTGGAA ttAGAAAAAAACGACTAGCATTGTTGGACATTTTAATACAAGCATCTCAAGATGGTACTTTAAGTGATTCAGATATCAGAGAGGAAGTCGATACTTTTATGTTTGAG GGTCATGATACTACAGCGACGggtatattctttattttatcattattggcTGAGCATAAAGATATCCAG GATTGTGTCAGAAAAGAAGTCAATGCTATTATGCAAGAGAGTGAAGGGAAACTTACTATGAAATCGTTGCAAGATATGCAATATTTAGAGAGATGTATAAAAGAAGGGTTGCGTTTATATCCAAGTGTCCATTTCATATCACGGGTTACTTCGGAAGAAACACAATTAA AATCATATGTAATACCTGCCGGTACAGTGATGCATCTTGATATTTACGGAGTTCACAAAGATCCCAATTTTTGGCTAAATCCAGAAATATTTGATCCAGATAGATTTTTACCTGAGAATATTCGAAACCGTCATCCTTATTCGTATATACCATTCAGTGCAGGTCCACGTAATTGCATTG GTCAACGATTTGCTTTGCTGGAATTAAAAGCGATAATAGCCCCCCTGGTTCACAATTTCTACTTGGAGCCCGTTGATTACTTCAAGGATATACGAATAGGTGTTGACTTGGTGCTTCGCCCTCTTAATCCGCATCATCTAAAATTTATCCCTATTGCCACGAAATGCAC
- the LOC113003782 gene encoding cytochrome P450 4C1 — MFITILLFILVAYLVFHCYFHYGQKGRLINKLPGPGYPIIGTLLDFLHPVDGLFKLLITRCDTYYPIFKVHYYLFLTVISIRHPDDLEVILNSTKHIDKSILYKPLHPWLGTGLLTSKGSKWQSRRKILTPAFHFNILQQFVEILIKEGENMTRSLKNAECTVTKDLLPFISEHTLNAICETAMGISLQGKDLFQQRYRKAVHRIGELFIYRLFRQWLWVDWMFSLLPVGREQAKILQTLHSFTEKIIAERKDYHKQTNGQYLKKLNTKVYADDSETPGIRKKRLALLDILIQASQDGSLSDSDIREEVDTFMFEGHDTTATGIFFILSLLAEHKDIQDCVRKEVNAIMQESEGKLTMKSLQDMQYLERCIKEGLRLYPSVYFISRVTSEETQLKSYLIPAGTVMHLHIYGVHRDPNFWPNPEIFDPDRFLPENIRNRHPYSYIPFSAGPRNCIGQRFAFLELKAIIAPLVHNFYLEPVDYLKDTRIGVDLVLRPLDPHHLKFIPIITKCT; from the exons atgtttattaccatattattatttattcttgttgcATATTTGGTGTTTCATTGTTACTTTCATTATGGACAAAAAGGAcgattaatcaataaattaccAGGCCCAGGTTATCCAATAATTGGTACTTTATTGGACTTCCTACATCCAGTAG ACGGTCTTTTTAAGCTTTTAATTACAAGATGCGATACTTATTATCCTATTTTTAAAGTGCACTACTACTTGTTTCTAACTGTTATATCAATCCGTCATCCTGATGATTTGGAG GTAATATTAAACAGTACAAAGCATATTGACAAGAGTATATTATATAAGCCACTTCATCCTTGGTTAGGTACGGGTCTTCTTACCAGTAAAG GTTCTAAATGGCAATCCCGGCGAAAAATATTAACTCCCGCATTCCATTTCAATATATTACAACAATTTGTTGAGATTTTAATTAAGGAAGGGGAAAACATGACAAGATCTCTGAAGAATGCAGAATGCACTGTTACAAAAGATTTACTACCATTTATTAGCGAACATACGCTGAATGCAATATGCG aaacTGCCATGGGCATTTCTTTGCAaggaaaagatttatttcagcAAAGGTATCGAAAAGCGGTTCACCGGATAGGcgaattgtttatttatag ATTATTCAGGCAGTGGCTGTGGGTCGATTGGATGTTTTCATTGTTACCAGTAGGTAGAGAACAAGCAAAAATTCTGCAGACATTGCACTCCTTTACTGAGAAA ATTATTGCAGAAAGAAAAGATTATCATAAGCAGACCAATGGACAATACTTGAAAAAACTCAACACAAAAGTTTACGCAGATGATTCAGAAACCCCTGGAA ttCGAAAAAAACGACTCGCTTTGTTGGACATTTTAATACAAGCATCTCAAGATGGTTCTTTAAGTGATTCAGATATAAGAGAGGAAGTCGATACTTTTATGTTTGAG GGTCATGATACTACAGCGACTggtatattctttattttatcattattggcTGAACATAAAGATATCCAG GATTGTGTCAGAAAAGAAGTCAATGCTATTATGCAAGAGAGTGAAGGGAAACTTACTATGAAATCGTTGCAAGATATGCAATATTTAGAGAGATGTATAAAAGAAGGGTTGCGTTTATATCCAAGTGTCTATTTCATATCACGGGTTACTTCGGAAGAAACACAATTAA AATCATATTTAATACCTGCCGGTACAGTCATGCATCTTCACATTTATGGAGTTCATAGAGATCCCAATTTTTGGCCAAATCCAGAAATATTTGATCCAGATAGATTTTTACCTGAGAATATCCGGAACCGTCATCCTTATTCGTATATTCCATTCAGTGCTGGTCCACGTAATTGCATTG GTCAACGATTTGCTTTTCTGGAATTAAAAGCGATAATAGCCCCTCTGGTTCATAATTTCTACTTGGAGCCCGTTGATTACTTGAAGGATACACGAATAGGTGTTGACTTGGTGCTTCGCCCTCTTGATCcgcatcatttaaaatttatcccTATTATCACGAAATGCACGTAG